AATGCGTTGGGATTTGGGCCGATGAAGACCCAGAACCAAGTAGGGTTTACACGGTAGAAATTACGATACCTGAAATGATTAGTGCAGAACTTTTGCATGAAAGTGAAGAGAAACATTGTGTGTTAGAAATAGATGAAGAGGGCTTAGTACACGTAGTAGGGAAGTTGGAAGACTACGAGGAAGATGGATTTGCAGTGCTTCGTTTAGAAGAAAGTATTATTTGTTTTGACACCAAGTTCAGTGAAGAAATCGAAATGCTTCATGGTAGATTTGTCGAATTTGTTATTCCAGAAATTAAATTAAGTAATGTTGGTATATAGTTTTAATAGAAAGAAATGAAACTTGTTCTTTAACGCTTTGTTAGAGAATGAGTTAGCTTGTTGCTTTATTAAACTATCTGTAACACCTACATCATCAAGAATGTTATTTATAAAATAATTGAGTATGTCCTCATCAGAAAGTTGATTTACACTAGTGCTTTTTTCTTCAGGATTATCATTGCTAACATAGCTCATCTGTTCTTCAAAAAGCTCTTTTAAATTATCTAGATGTTGTACATTATTTGTAGCATTGTCAAAACTAGATTTATTTTCATTGTTGGTTTGCAAGAGATTTTTAATTGGTACTAATTCGTTGTTAACTTCAACTTCATCATAAGCGCTATTGCCTAAATAGCAGATACCTTGTATTGGAGTGGCTCCTTCGGCACTCATTAAAAGCTTATAAATTGGATGACCAGTTCCAGTTCCACTTGTAATTTGTAAATAAATATCCTTGTTATCAATAGTATAATACAGAGTAAATCCCTCTAAATTAGAATAATGTTTTACATGTGAGTCAACAGTATCTGCCATCAAGACTACCTTTAATTCCTGTGATAGCGCATCAAATAGTGATGTTAACGGTTTTTCTTCTGATATGTTCTCTGATAATGTGGATTCAATTGTAGCTTGAGTTGATATACTAGTAGTTTCTAGTAAGTGTTTTCTAGTTGATGAAGTCGTATGTTTTATCTTTTTATTCATAGAACATGAGCTCAACAATAGCAAACTAATTCCAACTACTAATGCGATTTGCTTTTTTTCATCATTGTTTTCCTTTCAATTTCTCTTTCTTTCCATTATAGTCATTTTAATAATAAATATTGCTTTTCGCAACACTGAATGCAATGCATATTTGTTGTGCGAAACGGATTACAATTAACTGGGTCAGGAGGTAATGCTAATTGAGTAATTTCAAAATTAAACCTAACCGAAAAGAAACAGAAAACAAGACGATTAGATTCCCTGCACCACTTATAGAAAAAATTGAAGAAGTAATTGTAGAAAATGATGCAACATTTTCGAGTTTTGTTATTCAAGCATGCGAATACGCTTTGGAAAACATGGAAAGAGATCAAGAAAAGTAAAGAGTGAATACATTATTATAATTAATTACTAAGATTAAAGAAAATGAGGCGTTCGATTTATGGGAACTTTTGCAGAATCACGATTAAAATTTAGAAATGAAAATTTATCAAAGCGTTTTCTTCAACGTTCTTTAGTAACAGAAGATGGAAGCTTTAAAGATAATATTGAGATTAAAGATATTCACGGTAAACCAAATGAACAATTTTACAAATGGGAGTTTGTATATGGCTTGATTGATTCAGGGTTGTATAAAAGAGATTTAATTGGAACGGAAATATATTTCCCTAAAGGAAATAAAAATTCACAACCTATAAAAATTGATGCTGTAATCTTTGACGATAATGATTGGCTTGCTTTATATCAAGAATACAGAATGAATAAAAATCAAGATGCTTTAAATAAATTACGTAAAAAAGCAGTTGTAATGATTGAATTTAAAAGAGAAAATGATAAAACAATTGACCAAGTATTTAATTCTCAAATTAAAGCAACAATTAAAGAATCAGATTCTTCTTTTGTGATGGGAGTTTACTACAATGAAGGTAGACTATATCTTTTTAAGAAAGACCAAATGGGGGTTATTACAAGATATGACAATAGTAAGAATTTTCTCAATAGCCAACGTATTTTAGAACAATATCAGTTAGAATTAACTGATCCATATTATATGATACCAAGTTTTGCTGAACTGGATAAAAAAGTAAACGGAGTTGATCTTGAAAAGAAAAATTTAAAGATAGAAGATCTCGATATTGTTGATAAAATCTCTGATGAAAATCTAAGAAAATCTTTGAACAATATTTTACGGCAGTTAACAGAAGATAGTTTGTTTAACGAAGAAGGTTATATGCTGTTAATTCAATTGCTTGCTGTAAAGATTTTTGACGAACACGAATCGGATAAATATGGTCAAGTATTAAATTTTCATATTTCACCCGATGAAGAAATGGTAGGAGGTAATATTTCTGATCCCGAAGTTCAAACATTTATTAATAGGTTAAAGATTATTTTTACTAATGCTAAAAGACAGTATAAAAATATTCTAGCTGAAGAGAAGATAACGTGGACGAATACAAGACATGTACGTGTAGCTCAAACTATAGTGAGAGAATTTCAGCGTTATGCATTTACTAAATCTGCCCGTGGTGATTTATATCAATTAGTATTTTATAATTTCGCAACTAGATTTAAAAAAGAAGAAAATGCACAATTTCTAACCCCGATACCAATAATAAATTTTCTAGTAGATATGGTTAATCCTAAACGCAGCGATACAATTTGTGATCCCTGTTGTGGAATTGCGGACTTCTTATCAGTTAGCTATGCGAATTCTGATTTGAGATTAAATGATAATAACTTGTATGGTCTGGACAATGATTATAATATGACAGTTTTAGCGCAACTTAACATGCTTCTGAATGGTGATGGGAATGCCAATATATTCTATGCAGAAGATAAAGGATCAATCGACCATAAATTAACTACTAGTGGAGATATTACAGCTTTGAACCCTGATTATAATCTAAGTGGAAATTGGGATAACAGACCAGATGGAGCAGAGTTGATGAAATATGATGTTATATTAACAAATCCTCCATTTGGCAAGGGCAGAAATCTGGACTTTAAGAAATATGATGATTTACGTGTAGCTAAATTTTATGAGACCTATGATAAATATATAGAAACTAATCCTAAAGATGGACTAGATCTAGGGGTTGTGTTTCTTGAAAATGCTGTGCGTTCAATAAAACATGGTGGACGATTTGGTATAGTTTTGAGTAACAGTATTGCGTCAAATAAAAGCTTTGAGTTTGCGAGGGAATGGCTATTAAATCAAATTCGTATAGTAGCACTCGTTGATTTACCAGCAAATATATTTGCTGAGACGGGGGTAAATACGACAATAATTTTTGGATATAAGCCGACGAATATAGGTAGAAATACCATAGAACATTTAAAAAATGATGATTATTCTGTTTTTGTTAGAGAAGTTAAAAATGTTGGATATACCAAAAGAACCGCAAGCAGAAATGTAATATTTGAAAATGATTATAAATTAAACCCACAAACATTTGAAACTATTATAGATACTGAAACTGGTGAAAATGTTTTAAATGAAGATTTCACTAAAATTATTGATGAATTTCGTGAATGGTGTATGCTACAAGAAGATGAACTGAGAGATTGTTTTCTGGATTGAGGTGATATAAATGGAAGATATTATAATTCCTAAAGAGATAAAGATAAGTGATATAGTAAAGGGGAAAACAAATTTATCCCCGAATAATTATAAAAAGATTGGTGTCCGGGCTAAGCGTAAAGTTGCAATTCAAGATTTATTGGAAACTATTCCTTTTGTTAGAGGAACAGAGCCAGGAGCGTCTTCTTATCTTAAAGATTTAGTTTCTAATGTAAAATTCGTACGTAATAGTTGTATTGATAAATTAAATTATACTGTTCAAGTTCAAAAATCGTTTTTTTTAAATGAAAATAAAATATCTTACAATGAAAATCAATTATTGCAAGATGATGATGTAATTGTAGCTACAGATGCTAATATTGGAGATAGTGCTATTTTCTTTAATGATGATAATTGTTCATGTCTACTAT
The nucleotide sequence above comes from Listeria ivanovii subsp. londoniensis. Encoded proteins:
- a CDS encoding YlcI/YnfO family protein, with protein sequence MSNFKIKPNRKETENKTIRFPAPLIEKIEEVIVENDATFSSFVIQACEYALENMERDQEK
- a CDS encoding class I SAM-dependent DNA methyltransferase → MGTFAESRLKFRNENLSKRFLQRSLVTEDGSFKDNIEIKDIHGKPNEQFYKWEFVYGLIDSGLYKRDLIGTEIYFPKGNKNSQPIKIDAVIFDDNDWLALYQEYRMNKNQDALNKLRKKAVVMIEFKRENDKTIDQVFNSQIKATIKESDSSFVMGVYYNEGRLYLFKKDQMGVITRYDNSKNFLNSQRILEQYQLELTDPYYMIPSFAELDKKVNGVDLEKKNLKIEDLDIVDKISDENLRKSLNNILRQLTEDSLFNEEGYMLLIQLLAVKIFDEHESDKYGQVLNFHISPDEEMVGGNISDPEVQTFINRLKIIFTNAKRQYKNILAEEKITWTNTRHVRVAQTIVREFQRYAFTKSARGDLYQLVFYNFATRFKKEENAQFLTPIPIINFLVDMVNPKRSDTICDPCCGIADFLSVSYANSDLRLNDNNLYGLDNDYNMTVLAQLNMLLNGDGNANIFYAEDKGSIDHKLTTSGDITALNPDYNLSGNWDNRPDGAELMKYDVILTNPPFGKGRNLDFKKYDDLRVAKFYETYDKYIETNPKDGLDLGVVFLENAVRSIKHGGRFGIVLSNSIASNKSFEFAREWLLNQIRIVALVDLPANIFAETGVNTTIIFGYKPTNIGRNTIEHLKNDDYSVFVREVKNVGYTKRTASRNVIFENDYKLNPQTFETIIDTETGENVLNEDFTKIIDEFREWCMLQEDELRDCFLD